In a genomic window of Pelotomaculum thermopropionicum SI:
- a CDS encoding hypothetical membrane protein, with the protein MEEKSSVSVKINIADAGPAGWISYSIATWMAWAFLCGYVNNKALIFMSAVSLACTIPYLGAAITQLKLGNLAGGVTWLYFGSFFAFASALNYGISYFAGVYKWELDSRILGYEWLILGIVLILTTPIFARHAPAAATISVIGADVGIVTLALIYWGLNLSLLSGWSFFVAGLFGIIMAAGGILEGAGMKFPMGRPLFK; encoded by the coding sequence GTGGAAGAAAAAAGCAGCGTTAGTGTAAAAATTAATATTGCCGACGCCGGACCGGCAGGCTGGATTTCTTACTCTATAGCAACCTGGATGGCATGGGCTTTTCTATGTGGTTACGTCAACAACAAAGCACTTATTTTTATGTCGGCTGTTTCGCTGGCATGCACCATTCCGTACCTTGGAGCAGCAATTACCCAGCTCAAGCTGGGTAATCTGGCGGGCGGTGTAACCTGGCTATACTTTGGCTCATTTTTTGCCTTTGCCTCGGCCCTAAATTACGGGATAAGCTATTTTGCAGGAGTTTACAAATGGGAGCTGGATTCGCGCATCCTCGGTTATGAATGGTTAATTTTGGGGATAGTCCTCATTTTAACCACCCCTATTTTTGCCAGGCATGCCCCTGCCGCAGCAACGATTTCTGTAATCGGCGCAGATGTAGGAATTGTAACCCTTGCCTTGATCTATTGGGGGCTTAACCTGTCTCTGCTAAGCGGCTGGTCCTTTTTTGTGGCAGGGTTATTCGGTATCATTATGGCTGCCGGGGGTATTCTGGAAGGGGCTGGAATGAAATTTCCCATGGGCAGGCCGCTTTTCAAGTGA
- a CDS encoding hypothetical membrane protein yields the protein MGNNKSTVSSRYIFLVGTGSFFLAVVFTFFSETFASRLNSIVLSLVFLILIIIINMLADVLGTAVTAASHTPFNAKAAKKVRGAPQGLQLIRNADKVANLANDVVGDIATTVGGALGISIVVQIMSLGPVISQFWLNVLVTALIAAVIVSSKALAKKIALSHPNEVVFMAGKLLARIEEFTGFSPFQKRRGTRNRKGG from the coding sequence TTGGGCAACAATAAATCTACTGTCTCCAGTAGATATATCTTTCTTGTAGGCACCGGCTCTTTTTTTCTGGCCGTTGTCTTTACCTTTTTTTCCGAGACCTTTGCCTCCAGGCTGAACAGCATTGTCCTGTCCCTGGTGTTTTTGATCCTGATCATAATTATCAACATGCTGGCAGACGTCCTGGGCACGGCGGTAACGGCTGCCTCGCATACACCTTTCAACGCAAAAGCGGCCAAAAAAGTCCGGGGGGCTCCGCAGGGACTGCAACTGATCAGAAATGCAGACAAAGTGGCCAATCTGGCAAATGATGTGGTGGGAGACATTGCCACTACCGTCGGCGGGGCCCTCGGCATATCCATTGTGGTGCAGATTATGTCACTGGGGCCTGTCATAAGCCAGTTCTGGCTGAACGTTCTGGTTACCGCCTTAATTGCTGCCGTAATAGTTTCCTCAAAAGCCCTGGCAAAAAAAATTGCTTTAAGCCACCCCAACGAGGTGGTTTTCATGGCAGGAAAACTGCTGGCCAGAATAGAAGAATTTACAGGATTCAGCCCTTTTCAAAAGCGTCGCGGCACCAGAAACAGGAAGGGCGGGTAA
- the IspA gene encoding geranylgeranyl pyrophosphate synthase: MMNFKEELKKKAALVEEALERYLPPPDAYPPLIHHAMRYSVLGGGKRLRPALVMAGAEAVGGNAADVLPAACAVELIHTYSLVHDDLPAMDNDDYRRGRLTNHKVYGEAAAILAGDALLTLAFELLANNDRARPENIVRVIREAAAAAGTMGLIGGQVVDTFSAGKEIDESTLEYIHRHKTGALYRFSVRAGAMLAGAQEEQLASLTAYAEHLGLAFQIKDDILDVEGDEKKIGKPVGSDVRNRKSTYPSLFGMEYSRKKARQAVEMAKAALQPFGGEADFLRMLAQFVIDRDF; the protein is encoded by the coding sequence ATGATGAACTTTAAAGAAGAGCTTAAAAAAAAGGCAGCCCTGGTGGAGGAGGCTCTTGAGCGTTATCTTCCGCCGCCCGATGCCTATCCGCCTCTTATCCATCACGCCATGCGGTACAGCGTACTGGGCGGAGGAAAGAGGCTCAGGCCGGCTTTGGTGATGGCCGGAGCGGAGGCAGTTGGGGGGAACGCTGCCGACGTGCTGCCGGCAGCGTGCGCCGTGGAGTTGATTCACACCTATTCCCTGGTGCACGATGATCTGCCGGCAATGGACAATGATGACTACCGCAGGGGCAGGCTGACAAACCACAAGGTGTACGGCGAGGCGGCCGCAATTCTGGCCGGCGATGCCCTGCTGACCCTGGCTTTCGAGTTGCTGGCAAATAATGACAGGGCCAGGCCTGAAAACATCGTCAGGGTGATTCGCGAGGCAGCCGCGGCGGCCGGCACGATGGGGCTGATAGGCGGCCAGGTGGTGGACACCTTCTCCGCCGGCAAAGAGATAGACGAGTCAACCCTGGAGTACATCCACCGCCACAAGACCGGCGCCCTTTACAGGTTTTCCGTCAGGGCGGGTGCCATGCTGGCCGGGGCGCAGGAAGAGCAACTGGCTTCCCTTACCGCCTATGCCGAGCACCTGGGGCTGGCCTTTCAGATAAAAGACGACATACTCGATGTTGAAGGCGACGAGAAAAAGATCGGCAAGCCTGTGGGAAGCGATGTCAGGAACAGGAAGTCAACCTATCCCTCCCTGTTCGGCATGGAATATTCGCGAAAAAAAGCGCGCCAGGCGGTGGAGATGGCAAAAGCCGCCTTGCAGCCGTTTGGCGGGGAGGCGGACTTTTTGAGGATGCTGGCCCAATTTGTAATTGATCGGGATTTCTGA
- the RocR gene encoding transcriptional regulator (containing PAS, AAA-type ATPase, and DNA-binding domains), with protein MQREKFFDLVPVGIIFYDGKGSVIAANELASKIIEENNIDINDGISNKPGAWKIMAGNKTYVAGRVEIGDALVKKAVFLIDITGWEFYWNELNELKEQVKELEDTFNSSFDEIYVIDGKGITKRINKAGETNYGVPVENLLGKNVADLEREGYYNPSVSRMVFREKKRITITQKTKSGKHLIATGNPIFDENGEIIRVVVNSRDISELLNLRKQLEDTEQLVESYRQQLLKLSQERIRSDELIARSPQMKKVIEMVDKVAQVDSTVLIMGESGVGKGVIASRLHRLSRRAKGPFITINCGAIPEHLLESELFGYEGGAFTGARKEGKKGLLELANGGTVFLDEITELPLSLQVKLLQVIQDKKLIRVGGSKYISVDIRFVAATNKDIQRMVAEGLFREDLYYRLNVIPVIIPPLRYRQEDIPVLLEYFLEKLNTKYEKNKKFTPEAIEILRNYNWPGNVRELENLVERLLVTKEGNEITVSHLPEYIFEGKSRFPNRIYVLDICPLKEAVEEMEKQLFSMAYNRLKNTYKVADALAINQSTVVRKIQKYNLLSRAERRTEKK; from the coding sequence TTGCAGCGGGAAAAATTTTTTGACCTTGTACCTGTAGGGATAATATTTTACGATGGAAAAGGTTCCGTCATTGCAGCGAATGAGCTGGCCAGTAAGATAATTGAAGAAAATAATATTGATATTAATGATGGCATCAGCAATAAACCCGGGGCATGGAAGATTATGGCAGGCAATAAAACTTATGTTGCCGGGCGGGTTGAAATAGGTGATGCCCTGGTCAAAAAGGCTGTTTTTTTAATTGACATAACCGGGTGGGAATTTTACTGGAACGAACTGAACGAACTTAAGGAACAGGTAAAGGAACTGGAAGATACTTTTAACTCTTCTTTTGACGAGATCTATGTTATTGACGGTAAGGGGATTACAAAAAGAATTAACAAAGCGGGTGAGACAAATTACGGTGTGCCCGTGGAGAACCTTCTGGGCAAAAATGTCGCCGACCTGGAAAGGGAGGGCTATTATAATCCTTCGGTTTCAAGGATGGTCTTCCGGGAGAAAAAGCGCATTACCATTACCCAGAAGACGAAAAGCGGCAAGCATTTAATAGCCACCGGAAACCCCATTTTTGATGAAAACGGGGAAATCATTAGGGTGGTGGTGAACTCCAGGGATATCTCCGAACTGCTGAACCTGCGGAAGCAACTGGAGGACACCGAACAACTGGTGGAAAGCTACCGCCAGCAGCTTTTGAAGCTAAGCCAGGAAAGGATCAGGAGCGATGAGCTGATTGCCAGAAGCCCCCAGATGAAAAAGGTAATCGAAATGGTTGACAAGGTTGCCCAGGTTGATTCCACGGTGCTGATTATGGGGGAGTCCGGCGTCGGCAAAGGCGTAATAGCCTCGCGCCTGCATAGACTGAGCAGGCGAGCCAAGGGCCCTTTTATAACCATTAACTGCGGAGCCATTCCGGAGCACTTGCTCGAATCGGAACTGTTCGGGTACGAGGGAGGCGCCTTCACCGGTGCCCGCAAGGAGGGCAAAAAGGGACTCCTGGAACTGGCCAACGGGGGAACCGTTTTTCTTGACGAAATAACCGAGCTGCCGTTAAGCCTGCAGGTCAAACTGCTGCAAGTCATCCAGGATAAAAAGCTGATCCGGGTGGGGGGAAGCAAATATATCAGTGTTGACATCCGATTTGTGGCTGCTACCAACAAGGATATCCAGCGCATGGTGGCGGAAGGGCTGTTCAGGGAGGATTTGTACTACCGTCTGAACGTCATACCTGTTATTATTCCCCCGCTGCGCTACCGGCAGGAGGATATTCCCGTCCTTCTGGAATATTTTCTTGAGAAATTAAATACCAAGTATGAAAAAAATAAGAAATTTACGCCCGAAGCAATAGAAATTTTGAGGAATTACAACTGGCCCGGCAACGTCAGGGAACTGGAAAACCTTGTGGAAAGGCTGCTGGTTACCAAGGAAGGCAATGAAATAACCGTCAGCCACCTGCCCGAATATATCTTTGAAGGGAAAAGCCGTTTTCCCAACAGGATTTATGTGCTGGACATCTGCCCGTTAAAAGAGGCCGTTGAGGAAATGGAAAAGCAGCTCTTTTCCATGGCCTATAACCGCTTGAAAAATACATACAAGGTTGCCGATGCGCTGGCCATAAACCAGTCGACAGTTGTGCGGAAAATACAGAAGTACAATTTGTTGAGCCGGGCCGAAAGGCGCACCGAGAAGAAGTGA
- the RecN gene encoding ATPase involved in DNA repair, with protein MLLNLYIKNLGIIDTLKMDFQAGFNVLTGETGAGKSIIVESLLIATGCRASEEYIRSGAEKALVQAAFDISGLKPVASLLAEQGLEQPEDGILVLLREINRHGKNICRVNGQVVPLGLYRSIGTRLVDLHVQHEQNSLLDPDRHGRLLDRFGGPAVIGALEEVKALYDRWKEARQRYDRLRADEGERNRRMDMLRFQVEEIERAGLKPDEEEELEAEKRVLANAEKISLLTAKARSLLYDRGGGQASAVDLLSEAVSLLKSLADLDRRPVEILTALEEALYQVEDAARELAVYGEGLECNPQRLEEVEQRLLLIKKLKKKYGGTVREVLAYLESARNELGMLDNAEEALEAAAGEADRLMDAYSRAAEVLSRARREAARRLEEGMGRELISLEMGRVEFKVAFTPLDGPNRQGAERVEFLLSPNTGEPLKPLAKIASGGELTRIMLALKSLLAEADDVPVLVFDEAEAGIGGRALQSVAEKLSQLGEGHQVICVTHSAKVASYAGTHYRIVKEFDGERTVARVKLLDRQERLEELARMLGGRDITEITLLHAGQMLQMASKN; from the coding sequence ATGCTTTTAAACCTCTACATAAAAAACCTGGGTATCATCGACACTTTGAAAATGGACTTTCAGGCCGGTTTTAATGTTCTTACAGGTGAAACCGGAGCGGGAAAGTCCATTATTGTTGAGTCGCTGCTGATCGCGACGGGCTGCAGGGCTTCTGAGGAATATATCCGCAGCGGGGCGGAAAAGGCGCTGGTGCAGGCCGCTTTTGACATAAGCGGGCTGAAGCCGGTGGCCTCCCTGCTTGCCGAACAGGGCCTGGAACAGCCCGAAGACGGCATTTTAGTCCTGCTCAGGGAAATCAACCGCCACGGGAAAAATATTTGCCGGGTTAACGGCCAGGTTGTCCCGCTCGGCCTTTACCGCAGCATTGGCACCAGGCTGGTTGACCTGCATGTCCAGCACGAGCAGAATTCCCTGCTCGACCCTGACAGGCACGGCCGCCTGCTCGACCGTTTCGGCGGCCCCGCGGTGATCGGCGCCCTGGAAGAGGTTAAGGCCCTGTATGACAGGTGGAAAGAGGCCCGCCAGCGCTATGACAGGCTAAGGGCGGATGAGGGCGAGAGAAACAGGCGGATGGACATGCTGCGGTTTCAGGTGGAGGAAATTGAGCGGGCAGGCTTGAAACCGGACGAGGAGGAAGAGCTGGAAGCCGAAAAAAGGGTGCTGGCCAATGCTGAAAAAATCAGCCTGCTTACTGCGAAAGCCCGCTCTCTTCTGTACGACCGCGGCGGGGGGCAGGCATCGGCGGTGGACCTGCTGTCCGAAGCTGTCAGCCTGCTGAAAAGCCTTGCCGATCTAGACCGGCGGCCGGTGGAGATTTTGACCGCCCTGGAGGAGGCTCTTTATCAGGTAGAGGATGCGGCGCGTGAACTGGCCGTCTACGGGGAAGGGCTGGAGTGCAATCCCCAGCGCCTGGAAGAGGTGGAACAGCGGCTTTTGCTTATAAAGAAATTAAAAAAGAAATACGGCGGCACCGTCCGGGAGGTGCTGGCTTACCTCGAGTCGGCGCGAAACGAACTGGGCATGCTGGATAACGCAGAAGAGGCGCTGGAAGCGGCGGCCGGGGAGGCGGACCGGCTTATGGACGCTTACAGCAGAGCAGCGGAAGTTTTAAGCAGAGCCCGCAGGGAAGCGGCAAGGCGCCTGGAGGAGGGTATGGGCCGGGAGCTCATTTCGCTTGAAATGGGCCGCGTGGAGTTTAAAGTTGCATTTACACCTCTGGACGGGCCAAACAGGCAGGGGGCGGAGCGGGTTGAATTCCTCCTGTCCCCCAATACCGGGGAACCCTTAAAGCCGCTTGCAAAGATTGCCTCCGGCGGGGAGCTCACCCGGATTATGCTGGCCCTGAAATCATTGCTGGCAGAGGCCGACGATGTGCCGGTCCTGGTTTTTGACGAGGCAGAAGCCGGCATTGGAGGAAGAGCGCTTCAGTCGGTGGCCGAAAAGTTATCCCAGCTAGGAGAAGGCCACCAGGTAATCTGCGTTACCCATTCCGCCAAAGTAGCCAGCTATGCCGGAACCCACTACCGTATAGTCAAGGAATTTGACGGCGAGCGAACGGTGGCCAGGGTTAAGCTGCTCGACCGGCAGGAGAGGCTGGAAGAGCTGGCCAGAATGCTGGGCGGCAGGGATATTACGGAAATTACCCTGCTCCATGCCGGCCAAATGCTCCAGATGGCCTCGAAAAACTAA
- the ArgR gene encoding arginine repressor, producing MKARRQRKILELIKAGLVKTQEDMVNALKECGFNVTQATVSRDIKELGLIKIPGGNNAFRYALPGDRPFIRGEERLRRVFRDSVIGLDSSENLIIVKTHPGGAQGVASAIDQAGWREIIGTVGGDDTILVVVKPKRAAGAVLKRFEELSGG from the coding sequence GTGAAAGCAAGGCGACAGCGGAAAATTCTCGAGCTGATAAAAGCCGGTCTGGTCAAGACCCAGGAAGATATGGTTAATGCCCTTAAGGAATGCGGCTTTAATGTGACCCAGGCTACGGTTTCAAGGGATATCAAGGAACTCGGCCTGATCAAGATACCAGGCGGCAATAACGCCTTTCGCTACGCCCTGCCGGGCGACCGGCCGTTCATTCGCGGCGAGGAGCGGTTGCGGCGCGTTTTCCGGGACTCGGTAATAGGCCTGGATTCAAGCGAAAATTTAATCATCGTCAAAACCCACCCCGGAGGTGCCCAGGGTGTGGCCTCCGCTATTGACCAGGCCGGCTGGCGGGAGATAATCGGCACGGTCGGCGGGGACGACACCATTCTGGTGGTGGTCAAGCCGAAACGGGCCGCAGGGGCCGTATTGAAAAGGTTTGAAGAGCTCAGCGGAGGGTAA
- the GCD14 gene encoding tRNA(1-methyladenosine) methyltransferase and related methyltransferases, with translation MPRGLNSAVKLVQLLVSGSVRNGGTAVDATAGNGNDTLFLAGLVGPEGLVYAFDIQEKALQATRSALEKAGMSGRVVLVRAGHEEMEKIVRGPVDAVIFNLGYLPGGEHSVTTRPGTTVRALQAALNLLRPGGRVGVVVYTGHPGGREECDAVEKMASSLDGNLYNVIRINFINRSGAAPVVVVIEKAGEPR, from the coding sequence ATGCCAAGGGGACTGAATAGCGCGGTTAAATTGGTACAGCTTCTTGTTTCCGGTTCCGTCAGAAACGGCGGAACGGCGGTGGATGCCACGGCCGGCAACGGCAACGATACCCTTTTCCTGGCCGGTCTGGTAGGGCCGGAAGGGCTGGTTTATGCCTTCGACATTCAGGAAAAGGCTCTGCAAGCAACCCGGTCCGCCCTCGAAAAGGCCGGAATGAGCGGGCGAGTGGTACTGGTCCGGGCCGGCCATGAGGAAATGGAAAAGATTGTGCGGGGCCCTGTAGATGCGGTTATTTTTAACCTTGGCTATCTGCCGGGCGGCGAGCACAGCGTGACCACCAGGCCCGGCACAACCGTCAGGGCTTTGCAAGCGGCCCTAAACCTGCTCAGGCCGGGAGGCAGGGTTGGGGTGGTCGTATATACCGGCCACCCGGGAGGCAGGGAGGAGTGTGATGCGGTAGAAAAGATGGCTTCTTCGCTTGACGGAAACCTTTACAATGTGATCAGGATCAACTTCATAAACCGCTCCGGGGCGGCACCGGTGGTCGTAGTTATCGAAAAAGCGGGTGAGCCGCGGTGA
- a CDS encoding predicted sugar kinase — protein MNVFGLVVNLNKKEVDEVAGQIIRWLEINGCRVLMEEETARSLGLARLGVPQRQLVEQAQCMLVLGGDGTLLRTARRVAFSGTPVIGINLGHLGFLTEIDIPDTFPSLRKLLDGQYYIEERMMLEARVIRQGAAVEKLLGLNDAVITKGAFARISYFEMYVNDEYVNTYSADGIIIASPTGSTAYSLSAGGPVVTPELDLMLITPICPHTLWARPMVIAPDSVVRVDVLKGGGEIMLTMDGQHGFSLRRNDQVVVRRAEKRARFIRLKSRDFFTVLRKKLEGNRDNAKGTE, from the coding sequence TTGAACGTTTTCGGGCTGGTGGTAAACTTAAATAAAAAAGAAGTTGACGAAGTGGCGGGGCAAATTATCCGCTGGCTGGAAATTAACGGGTGCAGGGTTTTGATGGAGGAAGAGACTGCCCGTTCCTTGGGCCTGGCCAGGCTAGGAGTGCCGCAAAGGCAACTGGTGGAGCAGGCTCAATGTATGCTGGTGCTGGGGGGTGACGGAACCCTTTTAAGGACGGCGCGCCGGGTTGCTTTCTCCGGCACGCCCGTAATCGGCATAAACCTGGGGCATCTTGGCTTTCTTACAGAAATAGACATTCCGGATACCTTCCCTTCCTTAAGAAAGCTTTTGGACGGGCAGTATTATATAGAAGAGCGGATGATGCTGGAAGCCCGGGTGATAAGACAGGGAGCCGCAGTTGAAAAGCTGCTGGGGTTAAACGATGCGGTCATAACCAAGGGGGCATTTGCCAGGATATCCTATTTTGAGATGTATGTTAATGACGAATACGTCAACACCTATTCGGCCGACGGTATAATCATAGCAAGCCCTACCGGCTCAACCGCCTATTCGCTTTCAGCGGGCGGCCCGGTGGTAACTCCCGAACTGGATCTGATGCTCATTACCCCCATTTGCCCTCATACCCTCTGGGCCAGACCTATGGTGATTGCTCCGGATAGCGTTGTCAGGGTGGATGTCCTTAAAGGCGGCGGGGAAATAATGCTGACCATGGACGGGCAGCACGGTTTCAGCCTGCGCCGGAACGACCAGGTGGTGGTCAGGCGGGCAGAAAAAAGGGCCAGGTTTATAAGGCTGAAAAGCAGGGACTTTTTTACAGTGTTGAGGAAAAAGCTAGAAGGAAACAGGGACAATGCCAAGGGGACTGAATAG
- the Dxs gene encoding deoxyxylulose-5-phosphate synthase, translating to MGRLLEQISSSRDIRSLTFKQLNELAGEIRQVLINTVSKTGGHLAPNLGVVELTLGLHRVFHSPVDKIIWDVGHQSYVHKLITGRYKEFYTLRQFGGISGFPRPSESVHDAFGTGHSSTSISAALGMAIARDLKGEKYSVVAVIGDGAMTGGIAFEALNHAGHLKCNLIVVLNDNEMSIAQNVGAMSGYLTRLRTDPMYSRGKEEIEQLLRRIPIGSALLRLGERVKDSLKYLVVPGMIFEELGFTYLGPVDGHDLRAITTVLQHARARKGPVLVHVLTKKGKGYSPAESNPDRFHGIGAFDVATGEAVKKSNIPTYTEVFGRTMVKLAREFDNMLAITAAMTGGTGLTEFARLYPKRFFDVGIAEQHAVTLAAGMATGGFRPVVAIYSTFLQRAYDQILHDVCLQNLPVTFAIDRAGIVGEDGATHHGLFDFSYLRPIPNMVIMAPKDENELQHMLYTALSHPGPAAVRYPRSAGTGCRMDDSFKIIPLGRAEVLRDGTEVTLLAVGSMVCLAVKAAEILAGHGIDAAVINARFVKPLDKECILRYARRTREVFTLEENVLQGGFGSAVQELLSSCGERGVSVHCFGIPDSFVEHGNRALLLARYGLTVEQVVRAVLERFAQRRHPKKLKVVSEKA from the coding sequence GTGGGCAGGCTCTTGGAACAAATCAGCTCATCGCGCGACATCCGTTCGCTGACCTTTAAGCAATTAAACGAACTGGCCGGGGAAATCCGTCAGGTGTTAATAAACACGGTGTCGAAAACCGGCGGGCATCTTGCCCCCAATTTGGGTGTTGTCGAACTGACCCTGGGGTTGCACCGGGTTTTTCATTCGCCGGTCGATAAAATTATCTGGGATGTAGGGCACCAGAGCTATGTGCACAAGTTGATTACCGGACGGTACAAGGAATTTTACACTTTGCGCCAGTTCGGCGGTATAAGCGGCTTTCCGCGGCCGTCTGAAAGTGTCCATGATGCTTTTGGAACGGGCCACAGCAGCACTTCCATTTCCGCCGCCTTAGGCATGGCCATAGCCCGCGATTTAAAGGGAGAAAAATACTCTGTGGTGGCGGTGATCGGCGACGGGGCAATGACCGGGGGTATTGCTTTCGAGGCGCTCAACCATGCCGGTCACCTGAAATGCAACTTGATTGTGGTGCTGAACGATAACGAAATGTCCATAGCCCAGAACGTCGGGGCAATGTCGGGCTACCTGACCCGCCTGCGCACCGATCCAATGTATTCCAGGGGGAAAGAGGAAATAGAACAGCTTTTGCGCAGGATTCCGATCGGGTCGGCCCTGCTTCGCCTCGGGGAGAGGGTTAAGGACAGTTTAAAATATCTTGTCGTGCCCGGGATGATTTTTGAGGAACTAGGCTTTACCTACCTGGGTCCGGTGGACGGGCATGACCTCAGGGCAATTACCACCGTTTTACAGCATGCCAGGGCCAGAAAAGGACCGGTTCTCGTTCACGTCCTGACAAAGAAAGGCAAGGGTTATTCTCCTGCCGAAAGCAATCCTGACCGGTTCCACGGTATAGGGGCGTTCGACGTTGCCACCGGGGAAGCGGTAAAAAAGAGCAATATTCCGACCTATACCGAGGTTTTCGGCCGCACCATGGTAAAGCTGGCCCGCGAGTTTGACAACATGCTGGCCATTACCGCGGCAATGACGGGAGGTACCGGCTTAACCGAGTTTGCCCGCCTTTATCCAAAACGTTTTTTTGATGTCGGCATTGCCGAGCAGCATGCCGTAACCCTGGCCGCAGGCATGGCGACCGGCGGCTTCCGCCCGGTGGTGGCCATTTATTCTACTTTTTTGCAGCGGGCCTACGACCAGATCCTGCACGACGTTTGCCTGCAGAACCTCCCGGTAACCTTTGCAATCGACCGGGCGGGCATAGTGGGCGAGGACGGCGCTACCCACCATGGCCTTTTCGACTTTTCATACCTGCGGCCCATTCCCAATATGGTTATTATGGCTCCGAAGGATGAAAACGAGCTGCAGCATATGCTTTACACCGCGCTCAGTCATCCTGGACCGGCGGCGGTGCGCTACCCCCGCAGCGCCGGAACCGGCTGCAGGATGGACGACAGCTTTAAAATAATACCGCTGGGCAGGGCTGAAGTACTGCGGGACGGGACAGAAGTTACCCTGCTGGCCGTAGGGAGCATGGTCTGTCTGGCGGTAAAGGCGGCCGAAATTCTGGCCGGGCATGGCATCGATGCGGCAGTGATAAATGCCAGGTTTGTCAAGCCGCTGGACAAAGAATGCATACTCAGATATGCCAGGCGGACCAGAGAAGTCTTTACCCTTGAGGAAAATGTCCTGCAGGGCGGCTTTGGCAGTGCCGTGCAGGAACTGCTTTCGTCCTGCGGTGAAAGGGGTGTAAGTGTGCATTGTTTCGGCATTCCGGACAGCTTTGTGGAACACGGTAACCGGGCCCTTTTGCTGGCAAGGTACGGCCTGACGGTTGAACAGGTCGTCAGGGCTGTACTGGAAAGGTTTGCTCAAAGGCGGCACCCCAAAAAGCTCAAGGTTGTTTCGGAAAAAGCCTGA
- a CDS encoding predicted rRNA methylase, translating to MSQKKLRLDVRLARDGYCPSREKAQAAIMAGLVFVDGERACKPGMMVDPSSVIEVRGCPLPYVSRGGLKLEKAIKVFGLVLNGRVVIDVGASTGGFTDCALKHGARLVYAVDVGYGQLAWQLRKDPRVVVLERTNIRHLTPGCLTETPDFAVIDVSFISLEKVLPKVGELTAPDAEGVALVKPQFEAGRDRVGKKGVVREPSVHVEVLFKVVALVNGLGWAVGGLDYSPVTGPEGNIEFLLFFRKKGEQIECSPAAVVERAHSELS from the coding sequence TTGTCTCAGAAGAAGTTGAGGCTGGATGTCCGGCTGGCTAGAGACGGCTACTGCCCGAGCAGGGAAAAGGCACAGGCCGCCATAATGGCCGGCCTGGTTTTTGTTGACGGAGAAAGAGCCTGTAAGCCGGGCATGATGGTAGATCCCTCGTCGGTCATAGAGGTGCGGGGCTGCCCGCTTCCTTATGTTAGCCGCGGCGGTTTGAAGCTGGAAAAGGCGATAAAGGTTTTCGGCCTGGTTCTGAACGGACGGGTTGTCATCGACGTCGGCGCGTCAACCGGGGGTTTTACGGACTGTGCCTTAAAGCACGGGGCCAGGCTGGTTTACGCGGTGGATGTAGGTTACGGTCAACTGGCCTGGCAGTTAAGAAAGGACCCGCGGGTGGTGGTGCTGGAACGTACTAATATACGCCACCTGACGCCCGGCTGTTTGACCGAAACTCCAGATTTTGCCGTGATAGACGTGTCTTTTATCTCATTAGAAAAGGTTCTGCCAAAGGTGGGCGAACTAACCGCGCCGGACGCCGAAGGGGTTGCCCTGGTCAAGCCTCAGTTTGAGGCCGGGCGGGACCGGGTGGGCAAAAAGGGCGTGGTGCGGGAGCCGTCTGTTCATGTAGAAGTGCTCTTTAAGGTGGTGGCCCTGGTAAACGGTCTGGGATGGGCGGTAGGGGGCCTGGATTATTCGCCGGTTACCGGCCCTGAAGGAAACATAGAATTTTTATTGTTTTTCAGAAAAAAGGGAGAACAGATTGAATGCAGCCCTGCCGCGGTAGTTGAGCGGGCCCATTCTGAATTGAGTTAA
- the XseB gene encoding exonuclease VII small subunit, whose amino-acid sequence MAEKEMNFEEALARLEAVVKELEDGRLPLQKALELFAEGIGLSRICNRYLEDAEQRIAILTADEKGGVVLRELGPSPAAREDTNDEL is encoded by the coding sequence GTGGCAGAGAAAGAGATGAATTTTGAAGAGGCGCTGGCCCGCCTGGAGGCTGTGGTAAAGGAACTGGAGGACGGCCGGTTACCGCTGCAGAAGGCGCTGGAACTGTTTGCCGAGGGAATCGGGCTTTCCAGGATATGCAACCGTTATCTGGAGGATGCCGAGCAGCGCATTGCAATTCTGACTGCTGACGAAAAGGGCGGTGTGGTGCTAAGAGAGCTGGGGCCTTCCCCGGCCGCAAGGGAGGACACAAATGATGAACTTTAA